The DNA segment CCGCTGACGGCGCCGGCGGCAGGCAGGATGCTGATATTGGAGATGCCGCCGATATTGCAGGCGACGCGCGTCTCGGCGTCGCTGCCAAACAGGGCATGGTGCAGCGCCGGCACCAGCGGTGCCCCCTGACCACCCGCGGCGACATCGCGGCTGCGGAAATCCGCGATGACGTCGATGCCGGCCAGCTCGGCGAGCCGGGCCGGATGCTGGCTCTGACGGGTGTAGCCGATGCCGTCGTACTGGCCCGGCCGGTGGCGGATGGTCTGCCCGTGCGCGCCAATGGCGGCGACCGAGGCGGCCGGCACGCCAGCCTCGCGCAGCAACGTCGCCACGCAAGCCGCGTAGACCTCGGCCAGCGCGTTCGCCGCCAGTGCCTCGCGGTGGATCTCGTCTTCGCCCGGCTGCTGCAGGGCGCCGTACGCCGCGCGCAGGGTCTCGGGAAAGGGTTCGCTGGCGGCGGCCAGTACCTCTGGCCGCGTGCCGTTGAAATCGACCAGCACCGCATCGGCACCGTCCATGCTGGTGCCGGACATGATGCCGATATAGCGCTCGCTGCCTGGCACGGGCTGGGTCACGGTCGGCGCGTCAGTTGGAAGCGGTCAGCACGTTGTAGGCACGCAGTGCATTGATGCGGCTGAGCAGCCCGCTGGTGTAGGTCTGGAATTTCTGGCGTGACTTGCCGGTCAGCGGCGGCGATTCCATCAGCGTGATGGTCAGCGGGTTCTGCGGCACGTCGTTGAAGCGGAACTCATAGTGCAGGTGCGGCCCGGTGGCCCAGCCGGTCGAGCCGACGTAGCCGATCAGTTGCCCCTGCCGCACCGGTTGGCCCTGACGCATGCCGGCAAAGCCGGACAAGTGGGCGTAATAGGTCGAGTAGCCGTTGGAATGGCTCAGGATGACGATGTTGCCGTAGCCGTTCTGCTGGCCGACGAATTCGACCACGCCGTCGCCGGTCGCCAGCACCTTGGTGCCGGTCGGTGCGGCGAAGTCCACGCCCTTGTGCTGGGCCCAGTCGTGGTGCAGCGGATGCTCGCGGCCGCCGAAGCCCGACGACACGCGCGAGAATTCCACCGGCGAACGCAGGAACGGCCGCTTCATGCTGCGCCCGTCGAACGTGTAGTAGGCGCCGGTGCCATCCTTGCTGTCTTCGGGCGCGAACCACAGCGCCTGGTGCAGCTGGTTGCGGTTGATCAGTTCGATCGCGATCACGCGGCCGTTGCGCACGAAGGTGCCGTCGCGGAAGCCCGCTTCATAAATGATGCGGAAACGGTCGCCGCTGGCGATATCGTGGTGGAAGTCGATCACGCCGGAGAAGATCGACAGCATCTGCTGCACGACCTCGTCGGGCACGTTGGCCGCGTCCATGGCCTTGAAGAAGCCTGCGCCGGAAATCGCGCCCGAAGCCATCTCGTAGTGCACGTCGTTATCGACGCGCTGGACCTTGGCCTTGTAGCTGGCGGTGCCGCTGTCGGCAGCCGCGCGCACGCGCTCGATCACCAGCTCGCGCGAGGCCGCGGCGTCGCCGCCGAGGTTGGCCTGCAGCGACACCAGCATGTTGCTTTCGTCGATTTCCGCCTGAACTGCCTGGCCCGGGTTCAGGCTGAACAGGCCCCGTGCGGTCGGATTCTTGACGATAAAGGCCTGCGCATCGGGATCGTCCACGCCGAGGCGGCGCAGCAGGCTGCCGATGGTGTCGCCGCGCTGCATGCGCTCTTCGCGCACGTACACGGACTGGCTGTCGGTAAGCAGGTCGAGCTGCTCGCGCACGTCGGGCATGCGCAGGGGCTGCTCGGTGCGCGGGGCGAGCGGATCATCGAAGGCGCTGCGCGGTGCAACGCCCATCGCCGCGGCCATGCCGAGCGTGAAGATTGCGCCCACCGAGGCAGTAAGTTGCTTGCGCCGGCGCGCATGCTGGGGGTTGGTTGGGTCAACAAGAACCACCAGCTCGCGCGCGAAAACTTCGCGGAGTCTTGACCACATCACGTAAAATTCAACCTTGGTCTGAGCACCGCTGCTGCAACGATGTGTCTCGTCTGCCTTCCTCCCCCGAGGTGCGGCGCGTGCTGTTCACTTTATCGGGCCACCTGCATCGGATCGCGACCTCGATTTGGACCGAGTGCCGCGGCAGGTGACTAATGGCGCACAGGAAGCGGTTCCGCTGGCGCCCGGAAAGGCGGATTATACCAAAATCCGCCGCTCGCGGCTGTCGGAATCTTTCCTAAAATTTCATGTATTTCAAAGACTTACGTCATGACTGAAGTTTCCACGGGCCCCGCGGCCAAATTCCCGCTGACGCCGTCGGTGATGCACGCCCTGGAGGTCTCCAGGCGTGGCTGCGACGAACTGCTGATCGAATCCGAATGGGCGCAGAAGCTCGCGCGCAGCGAGGCCACCGGCGTGCCGCTGCGCATCAAACTGGGCCTGGACCCGACCGCGCCCGACATCCATATCGGCCACACCGTGGTGCTGAACAAGCTGCGCCAGC comes from the Cupriavidus sp. P-10 genome and includes:
- a CDS encoding anhydro-N-acetylmuramic acid kinase; translated protein: MTQPVPGSERYIGIMSGTSMDGADAVLVDFNGTRPEVLAAASEPFPETLRAAYGALQQPGEDEIHREALAANALAEVYAACVATLLREAGVPAASVAAIGAHGQTIRHRPGQYDGIGYTRQSQHPARLAELAGIDVIADFRSRDVAAGGQGAPLVPALHHALFGSDAETRVACNIGGISNISILPAAGAVSGFDCGPGNALLDHWIHRHRGFPFDSNGDWAASGRVDDALLARCLADPYFSASPPKSTGRDLFHPGWLDSQLRAFGHLAPADVQATLAALTAEAIARDVRVHARDARRLVVCGGGARNAFVMARLAQALPGVAIETSEDYGVPVSQVEAIAFAWLARQCALRLPGNVPTVTGAAGPRVLGAIYPR
- a CDS encoding M23 family metallopeptidase, which produces MWSRLREVFARELVVLVDPTNPQHARRRKQLTASVGAIFTLGMAAAMGVAPRSAFDDPLAPRTEQPLRMPDVREQLDLLTDSQSVYVREERMQRGDTIGSLLRRLGVDDPDAQAFIVKNPTARGLFSLNPGQAVQAEIDESNMLVSLQANLGGDAAASRELVIERVRAAADSGTASYKAKVQRVDNDVHYEMASGAISGAGFFKAMDAANVPDEVVQQMLSIFSGVIDFHHDIASGDRFRIIYEAGFRDGTFVRNGRVIAIELINRNQLHQALWFAPEDSKDGTGAYYTFDGRSMKRPFLRSPVEFSRVSSGFGGREHPLHHDWAQHKGVDFAAPTGTKVLATGDGVVEFVGQQNGYGNIVILSHSNGYSTYYAHLSGFAGMRQGQPVRQGQLIGYVGSTGWATGPHLHYEFRFNDVPQNPLTITLMESPPLTGKSRQKFQTYTSGLLSRINALRAYNVLTASN